A window of the Isosphaera pallida ATCC 43644 genome harbors these coding sequences:
- the hemE gene encoding uroporphyrinogen decarboxylase: protein MTDSSPAASSASPSSAAMRRDAPFLRACRREPASVTPIWLMRQAGRYMPEYRAVRNKVGFLELCKRPELACQVTVEAAEILGVDAAILFADILLILEPLGFDLEFAKGEGPVIHNPIRCPEDLQRVRPLSDHQPLDYVTKAVKLIRDTLPPRLPLIGFAGAPFTLACYAIEGGGSRNFETAKSFMRTHPEAWRTLLDRLADATAIYLNAQVAAGADALQLFDSWVGSLSPSDYVESVQPAMRRLFASLDATVPRIHFGTDTAMLLTHQRDAGGEVIGLDHRVPLDWGWERLGDQVAVQGNLDPTCLFAPIPEIRRQADRILAEAGGRPGHIFNLGHGILPGTPVDHVKALVDYVHERTSR from the coding sequence ATGACCGATTCTTCCCCCGCGGCTTCGTCCGCCAGTCCGTCTTCTGCCGCCATGCGCCGCGACGCGCCTTTCCTCCGCGCCTGCCGCCGCGAACCGGCTTCGGTGACCCCGATCTGGTTGATGCGTCAAGCGGGCCGCTACATGCCCGAATATCGCGCAGTGCGGAACAAAGTGGGGTTCCTCGAGCTCTGCAAACGTCCTGAGTTGGCCTGTCAGGTGACGGTCGAGGCCGCCGAGATTCTCGGGGTGGACGCGGCGATCCTGTTTGCGGACATCCTCTTGATCCTGGAGCCCCTGGGGTTCGACCTGGAGTTCGCCAAAGGCGAGGGACCGGTCATTCACAACCCGATCCGCTGCCCCGAAGACCTCCAACGGGTGCGACCCCTCAGCGATCATCAGCCGCTCGATTATGTCACAAAGGCCGTCAAGCTGATCCGGGACACCCTGCCGCCCCGCCTGCCCCTCATTGGATTCGCCGGTGCACCGTTCACCTTGGCCTGTTACGCGATCGAAGGCGGCGGCTCCCGCAACTTCGAGACCGCCAAGAGCTTCATGCGCACCCATCCCGAGGCGTGGCGAACCCTGTTGGATCGTTTGGCCGACGCCACCGCGATCTACCTCAACGCCCAAGTCGCCGCCGGAGCCGACGCGCTGCAACTCTTTGACAGCTGGGTCGGCAGTCTCAGTCCCAGCGACTATGTGGAATCGGTGCAACCCGCAATGCGACGGCTATTCGCTTCCCTCGACGCCACGGTGCCCCGCATTCACTTTGGCACCGACACCGCGATGCTGCTGACCCACCAGCGCGACGCCGGCGGCGAAGTGATCGGGCTGGACCACCGGGTGCCGCTGGATTGGGGCTGGGAGCGGTTGGGTGACCAAGTCGCAGTGCAAGGCAACCTCGATCCCACCTGCCTGTTCGCGCCGATCCCCGAGATCCGCCGCCAGGCCGACCGCATCCTCGCCGAAGCCGGCGGACGTCCCGGCCACATCTTCAACCTGGGCCACGGCATCTTGCCGGGAACCCCGGTCGATCACGTCAAGGCGCTGGTGGATTATGTTCACGAACGGACCAGTCGCTGA
- a CDS encoding LOG family protein: protein MLGTHPLEATFPSRSVRVPSSTEDEELLNRAIHALPKPHAPELGAFTHTDPWRVLRIQSEFVYGFNALAELGAAVTVFGSARIARTHPWYQLARDVGYELVKAGFAVITGGGPGLMEAANRGAFEAGGPSIGCNIELPFEQRSNEYLTTSINFRYFFVRKTMFVKYSNGFVILPGGFGTLDELFEALTLVQTRKIHRFPIVLMGRDYWKGLLDWVETTQLGTGMISPEDLNLLIVVETAAEARDAILECYRSKCWTTWKRSEGRRLAADPPGAPETALDRRKSDAQ from the coding sequence ATGTTGGGAACCCACCCTCTGGAGGCAACGTTTCCCAGCCGGAGCGTCAGGGTGCCGAGTTCCACTGAGGATGAGGAACTGCTCAACCGAGCGATCCACGCGCTGCCCAAACCCCACGCGCCGGAGTTGGGAGCCTTCACCCACACCGATCCCTGGCGGGTGCTGCGGATTCAGTCCGAATTCGTCTACGGTTTCAATGCCCTGGCCGAGCTCGGCGCGGCGGTGACGGTCTTCGGTTCGGCCAGGATTGCCCGGACCCATCCGTGGTATCAACTGGCGCGGGACGTAGGTTATGAACTAGTGAAGGCCGGATTCGCGGTGATCACCGGCGGCGGTCCCGGATTGATGGAGGCGGCCAACCGGGGCGCGTTCGAGGCGGGGGGACCGTCGATTGGCTGCAACATCGAGTTGCCCTTCGAACAACGCTCTAACGAGTATCTGACCACGTCGATCAACTTTCGCTACTTTTTCGTGCGCAAAACGATGTTCGTCAAATACTCTAACGGCTTCGTCATCCTGCCGGGCGGCTTCGGCACGCTGGACGAGTTGTTCGAGGCGTTGACTCTGGTTCAGACTCGCAAGATTCATCGGTTCCCGATCGTGCTGATGGGTCGGGATTACTGGAAGGGGTTGCTTGACTGGGTGGAAACCACCCAGTTAGGGACGGGCATGATTTCGCCCGAGGACCTCAACTTGTTGATTGTCGTGGAAACGGCAGCTGAGGCTCGCGACGCGATTTTGGAGTGTTACCGCTCGAAGTGCTGGACCACTTGGAAACGGTCAGAAGGCCGGCGGTTGGCAGCGGACCCTCCAGGCGCACCTGAGACGGCCCTCGATCGGAG
- a CDS encoding ABC transporter ATP-binding protein, with amino-acid sequence MKAFELENLHKRYGKVVALRGLTVEAPTGAIGLLGPNGAGKTTMIRALLGLITFEEGQGRVLGRDIRRERLAIREIVGFAPEDECLFPGLQGVEFVCYAGELCGMPRKDALRRAHEMLDYVGLGEARYRPVEGYSTGMKQRLKIASALVHDPKLLILDEPTNGMDPEGRREILELARDLSRNKGMSLLFSSHLLPDVEAVCDHVLVMGGGRLLLSGSIAELTRRERIRYVVKVKSHVAEYRRALEALGATTETREDQGRDEFLAEPPAGRDVEIFWETARGTGIQVRRLQRERTTLEQVFLQAVADAGSPNANEAKTAEVETEFAAESVGAV; translated from the coding sequence GTGAAGGCGTTCGAGTTGGAGAATCTGCATAAGCGTTATGGCAAAGTCGTGGCGCTGCGGGGGTTGACGGTGGAGGCCCCGACCGGGGCGATTGGCTTGCTTGGACCCAATGGGGCGGGCAAGACCACCATGATCCGCGCGTTGCTCGGGCTCATCACCTTCGAAGAGGGACAAGGCAGGGTATTGGGACGGGACATCCGCCGCGAACGGTTGGCGATCCGCGAAATCGTCGGTTTCGCGCCCGAGGATGAATGTCTGTTTCCAGGGCTGCAAGGGGTCGAGTTCGTCTGCTACGCCGGCGAGCTTTGCGGAATGCCCCGCAAGGACGCCCTGCGCAGGGCGCACGAGATGCTCGATTACGTCGGACTCGGCGAGGCGCGGTATCGTCCGGTTGAAGGGTATTCTACTGGCATGAAACAGCGGCTCAAAATCGCCTCGGCGTTGGTGCACGATCCCAAGTTGTTGATCCTCGACGAGCCGACCAACGGCATGGACCCCGAGGGGCGTCGAGAGATTCTGGAGTTGGCCCGCGACCTCTCCCGCAACAAAGGGATGTCGTTGCTGTTTTCCAGCCATTTGTTGCCCGACGTGGAGGCGGTGTGCGATCATGTGCTGGTCATGGGCGGCGGCAGGCTGCTGCTCTCCGGCTCGATCGCCGAATTGACCCGGCGGGAACGAATTCGCTACGTCGTCAAAGTCAAGAGCCATGTGGCCGAGTATCGTCGGGCGCTCGAAGCTCTGGGCGCGACCACCGAGACCCGCGAGGATCAAGGCCGGGACGAGTTCCTGGCCGAACCACCGGCTGGTCGGGATGTCGAGATTTTTTGGGAGACGGCGCGTGGCACGGGGATTCAAGTCAGGCGGTTGCAACGGGAGCGTACCACGCTCGAACAGGTTTTCCTTCAAGCCGTCGCTGACGCTGGATCCCCCAACGCCAACGAGGCCAAGACGGCCGAGGTGGAAACCGAGTTCGCCGCGGAGTCAGTGGGGGCAGTCTGA